A single window of Lynx canadensis isolate LIC74 chromosome C2, mLynCan4.pri.v2, whole genome shotgun sequence DNA harbors:
- the SENP2 gene encoding sentrin-specific protease 2 isoform X2, which produces MYKWLVRILGTIFRFCDRPVPPARALLKRRRSNSTCFLQWDTDEIPAKRPRLDYFIHQVKTSLYNAASLFGFPFQLTTKPMVTSACNGTRNVAPSGEVFSNSSSCELTGSGSWNNMLKLGNKSPNGISDYPKIRVTVTRDQPRRVLPSFGFTLNSEGYSRRPGGRRHSKGPSESSLTWKPQEQVVTEMISEEGGKGLRRPHCTVEEGVQKEEREKYRRLLERLKEGGHGNSVPSVTSTYHSSQRSHMDTLKTKGWGEEQSHGVKTTQFVPKQYRVVETRGPLCSVRSEKRCCSKGKISDTERTVGLRLENEGRRGHQLEPDLSEEVSARLRLGNGSNGLLRRKMSILETKEKHCSGKERDKRMDDLLELTEDMEKEISNALGHGPQDEILSSAFKLRITRGDIQTLKNYHWLNDEVINFYMNLLVERNKKQGYPALHAFSTFFYPKLKSGGYQAVKRWTKGVNLFEQELILVPIHRKVHWSLVVIDLRKRCLKYLDSMGQKGHRICEILLQYLQDESKTKRNTDLNLLEWTHYSMKPHHQMPLFRKKMVWEILHQQLL; this is translated from the exons ATGTACAAATGGCTGGTTAGGATTCTCGGCACCATTTTCCGTTTCTGTGACCGGCCGGTGCCCCCTGCCCGGGCCCTCCTGAAGAGGCGGCGCTCGAACAG cacttgTTTTCTACAGTGGGACACTGATGAAATACCAGCCAAAAGACCAAGATTAG ATTATTTCATTCACCAAGTGAAAACCAGTCTCTACAATGCTGCCAGTTTATTTGGATTCCCATTCCAGCTGACCACAAAGCCCATGGTAACTTCTGCTTGTAATGGAACACGGAATGTGGCCCCTTCAGGAGAG GTATTTTCGAATTCTTCATCTTGTGAACTGACAGGTTCTGGATCCTGGAACAACATGCTGAAACTGG gtaataAATCTCCTAATGGAATAAGTGACTATCCAAAGATCAGAGTGACAGTAACCCGAGATCAGCCTCGCAGAGTCCTGCCTTCCTTTGG TTTTACTTTGAACTCAGAAGGGTATAGTAGAAGACCCGGTGGCCGTCGCCACAGCAAAGGCCCTTCAGAAAGTTCTTTAACCTGGAAGCCTCAGGAACAGGTTGTAACAGAGATGATTTCTGAAGAGGGTGGCAAGGGTCTGAGGCGTCCCCACTGTACTGTGGAGGAG GGTGttcagaaagaggaaagggagaaatacCGAAGGTTATTGGAGCGACTTAAAGAAGGTGGTCATGGAAACTCTGTTCCTTCTGTAACTTCAACTTATCACAG CTCTCAAAGAAGTCACATGGACACATTAAAGACCAAAGGCTGGGGGGAAGAGCAAAGTCACGGAGTCAAAACAACTCAGTTTGTTCCAAAACAAT ATAGAGTTGTTGAAACAAGGGGACCTCTATGCTCAGTGAGAAGTGAGAAGAG GTGTTGTTCAAAGGGGAAAATTTCTGATACAGAGAGGACAGTTGGACTCAGACTTGAAAATGAAGGT AGGAGGGGACACCAACTGGAACCTGACCTATCCGAAGAGGTGTCGGCCCGACTCCGCCTGGGCAATGGGAGCAATGGCTTACTCAGGAGGAAAATGTCAATActtgagacaaaagaaaaacattgctCGGGCAAAGAGAGGGATAAAAGGATGGATGATCTTCTTGAACTTACAGAG GACATGGAAAAGGAGATCAGTAATGCCCTAGGTCATGGCCCACAGGATGAGATCCTAAGTAGCGCTTTCAAGTTGCGAATCACTCGAGGAGATATACAGACCTTGAAGAACTATCATTGGCTCAATGATGAA GTCATTAATTTTTACATGAATCTTCtggtggaaagaaacaaaaaacaagggtATCCAGCACTTCATGCATTCAGTACTTTTTTCTATCCCAAATTAAAGTCTGGTGGTTACCAAGCAGTGAAAAGATGGACCAAAGGGGTCAATCTCTTTGAACAGGAACTTATTCTGGTGCCTATTCATCGGAAGGTACATTGGAGCCTGGTG GTGATAGACCTACGAAAAAGGTGTCTCAAATATCTGGATTCTATGGGACAAAAGGGCCACAGGATCTGTGAGATTCTCCT tcAGTATTTACAGGATGAAAGTAAGACCAAAAGAAATACTGATCTAAATCTTTTAGAGTGGACCCACTACAGCATGAAGCCACAT
- the SENP2 gene encoding sentrin-specific protease 2 isoform X1 codes for MYKWLVRILGTIFRFCDRPVPPARALLKRRRSNSTCFLQWDTDEIPAKRPRLDYFIHQVKTSLYNAASLFGFPFQLTTKPMVTSACNGTRNVAPSGEVFSNSSSCELTGSGSWNNMLKLGNKSPNGISDYPKIRVTVTRDQPRRVLPSFGFTLNSEGYSRRPGGRRHSKGPSESSLTWKPQEQVVTEMISEEGGKGLRRPHCTVEEGVQKEEREKYRRLLERLKEGGHGNSVPSVTSTYHSSQRSHMDTLKTKGWGEEQSHGVKTTQFVPKQYRVVETRGPLCSVRSEKRCCSKGKISDTERTVGLRLENEGRRGHQLEPDLSEEVSARLRLGNGSNGLLRRKMSILETKEKHCSGKERDKRMDDLLELTEDMEKEISNALGHGPQDEILSSAFKLRITRGDIQTLKNYHWLNDEVINFYMNLLVERNKKQGYPALHAFSTFFYPKLKSGGYQAVKRWTKGVNLFEQELILVPIHRKVHWSLVVIDLRKRCLKYLDSMGQKGHRICEILLQYLQDESKTKRNTDLNLLEWTHYSMKPHEIPQQLNGSDCGMFTCKYADYISRDKPITFTQHQMPLFRKKMVWEILHQQLL; via the exons ATGTACAAATGGCTGGTTAGGATTCTCGGCACCATTTTCCGTTTCTGTGACCGGCCGGTGCCCCCTGCCCGGGCCCTCCTGAAGAGGCGGCGCTCGAACAG cacttgTTTTCTACAGTGGGACACTGATGAAATACCAGCCAAAAGACCAAGATTAG ATTATTTCATTCACCAAGTGAAAACCAGTCTCTACAATGCTGCCAGTTTATTTGGATTCCCATTCCAGCTGACCACAAAGCCCATGGTAACTTCTGCTTGTAATGGAACACGGAATGTGGCCCCTTCAGGAGAG GTATTTTCGAATTCTTCATCTTGTGAACTGACAGGTTCTGGATCCTGGAACAACATGCTGAAACTGG gtaataAATCTCCTAATGGAATAAGTGACTATCCAAAGATCAGAGTGACAGTAACCCGAGATCAGCCTCGCAGAGTCCTGCCTTCCTTTGG TTTTACTTTGAACTCAGAAGGGTATAGTAGAAGACCCGGTGGCCGTCGCCACAGCAAAGGCCCTTCAGAAAGTTCTTTAACCTGGAAGCCTCAGGAACAGGTTGTAACAGAGATGATTTCTGAAGAGGGTGGCAAGGGTCTGAGGCGTCCCCACTGTACTGTGGAGGAG GGTGttcagaaagaggaaagggagaaatacCGAAGGTTATTGGAGCGACTTAAAGAAGGTGGTCATGGAAACTCTGTTCCTTCTGTAACTTCAACTTATCACAG CTCTCAAAGAAGTCACATGGACACATTAAAGACCAAAGGCTGGGGGGAAGAGCAAAGTCACGGAGTCAAAACAACTCAGTTTGTTCCAAAACAAT ATAGAGTTGTTGAAACAAGGGGACCTCTATGCTCAGTGAGAAGTGAGAAGAG GTGTTGTTCAAAGGGGAAAATTTCTGATACAGAGAGGACAGTTGGACTCAGACTTGAAAATGAAGGT AGGAGGGGACACCAACTGGAACCTGACCTATCCGAAGAGGTGTCGGCCCGACTCCGCCTGGGCAATGGGAGCAATGGCTTACTCAGGAGGAAAATGTCAATActtgagacaaaagaaaaacattgctCGGGCAAAGAGAGGGATAAAAGGATGGATGATCTTCTTGAACTTACAGAG GACATGGAAAAGGAGATCAGTAATGCCCTAGGTCATGGCCCACAGGATGAGATCCTAAGTAGCGCTTTCAAGTTGCGAATCACTCGAGGAGATATACAGACCTTGAAGAACTATCATTGGCTCAATGATGAA GTCATTAATTTTTACATGAATCTTCtggtggaaagaaacaaaaaacaagggtATCCAGCACTTCATGCATTCAGTACTTTTTTCTATCCCAAATTAAAGTCTGGTGGTTACCAAGCAGTGAAAAGATGGACCAAAGGGGTCAATCTCTTTGAACAGGAACTTATTCTGGTGCCTATTCATCGGAAGGTACATTGGAGCCTGGTG GTGATAGACCTACGAAAAAGGTGTCTCAAATATCTGGATTCTATGGGACAAAAGGGCCACAGGATCTGTGAGATTCTCCT tcAGTATTTACAGGATGAAAGTAAGACCAAAAGAAATACTGATCTAAATCTTTTAGAGTGGACCCACTACAGCATGAAGCCACAT
- the SENP2 gene encoding sentrin-specific protease 2 isoform X3 yields MYKWLVRILGTIFRFCDRPVPPARALLKRRRSNSTCFLQWDTDEIPAKRPRLDYFIHQVKTSLYNAASLFGFPFQLTTKPMVTSACNGTRNVAPSGEVFSNSSSCELTGSGSWNNMLKLGNKSPNGISDYPKIRVTVTRDQPRRVLPSFGFTLNSEGYSRRPGGRRHSKGPSESSLTWKPQEQVVTEMISEEGGKGLRRPHCTVEEGVQKEEREKYRRLLERLKEGGHGNSVPSVTSTYHRCCSKGKISDTERTVGLRLENEGRRGHQLEPDLSEEVSARLRLGNGSNGLLRRKMSILETKEKHCSGKERDKRMDDLLELTEDMEKEISNALGHGPQDEILSSAFKLRITRGDIQTLKNYHWLNDEVINFYMNLLVERNKKQGYPALHAFSTFFYPKLKSGGYQAVKRWTKGVNLFEQELILVPIHRKVHWSLVVIDLRKRCLKYLDSMGQKGHRICEILLQYLQDESKTKRNTDLNLLEWTHYSMKPHEIPQQLNGSDCGMFTCKYADYISRDKPITFTQHQMPLFRKKMVWEILHQQLL; encoded by the exons ATGTACAAATGGCTGGTTAGGATTCTCGGCACCATTTTCCGTTTCTGTGACCGGCCGGTGCCCCCTGCCCGGGCCCTCCTGAAGAGGCGGCGCTCGAACAG cacttgTTTTCTACAGTGGGACACTGATGAAATACCAGCCAAAAGACCAAGATTAG ATTATTTCATTCACCAAGTGAAAACCAGTCTCTACAATGCTGCCAGTTTATTTGGATTCCCATTCCAGCTGACCACAAAGCCCATGGTAACTTCTGCTTGTAATGGAACACGGAATGTGGCCCCTTCAGGAGAG GTATTTTCGAATTCTTCATCTTGTGAACTGACAGGTTCTGGATCCTGGAACAACATGCTGAAACTGG gtaataAATCTCCTAATGGAATAAGTGACTATCCAAAGATCAGAGTGACAGTAACCCGAGATCAGCCTCGCAGAGTCCTGCCTTCCTTTGG TTTTACTTTGAACTCAGAAGGGTATAGTAGAAGACCCGGTGGCCGTCGCCACAGCAAAGGCCCTTCAGAAAGTTCTTTAACCTGGAAGCCTCAGGAACAGGTTGTAACAGAGATGATTTCTGAAGAGGGTGGCAAGGGTCTGAGGCGTCCCCACTGTACTGTGGAGGAG GGTGttcagaaagaggaaagggagaaatacCGAAGGTTATTGGAGCGACTTAAAGAAGGTGGTCATGGAAACTCTGTTCCTTCTGTAACTTCAACTTATCACAG GTGTTGTTCAAAGGGGAAAATTTCTGATACAGAGAGGACAGTTGGACTCAGACTTGAAAATGAAGGT AGGAGGGGACACCAACTGGAACCTGACCTATCCGAAGAGGTGTCGGCCCGACTCCGCCTGGGCAATGGGAGCAATGGCTTACTCAGGAGGAAAATGTCAATActtgagacaaaagaaaaacattgctCGGGCAAAGAGAGGGATAAAAGGATGGATGATCTTCTTGAACTTACAGAG GACATGGAAAAGGAGATCAGTAATGCCCTAGGTCATGGCCCACAGGATGAGATCCTAAGTAGCGCTTTCAAGTTGCGAATCACTCGAGGAGATATACAGACCTTGAAGAACTATCATTGGCTCAATGATGAA GTCATTAATTTTTACATGAATCTTCtggtggaaagaaacaaaaaacaagggtATCCAGCACTTCATGCATTCAGTACTTTTTTCTATCCCAAATTAAAGTCTGGTGGTTACCAAGCAGTGAAAAGATGGACCAAAGGGGTCAATCTCTTTGAACAGGAACTTATTCTGGTGCCTATTCATCGGAAGGTACATTGGAGCCTGGTG GTGATAGACCTACGAAAAAGGTGTCTCAAATATCTGGATTCTATGGGACAAAAGGGCCACAGGATCTGTGAGATTCTCCT tcAGTATTTACAGGATGAAAGTAAGACCAAAAGAAATACTGATCTAAATCTTTTAGAGTGGACCCACTACAGCATGAAGCCACAT